In Candidatus Manganitrophus noduliformans, the genomic stretch CCGATGATAAAGCCGAGGGAATCCTGAATCGTCTGCCGGGTTGCTTTGCCGAGGGGCGTTTTGTGAAAGGCGTCTCCGCCGAAAGTGAGGGTGGGAAAATTCAGATCGACGGCGATCGCTTTCTCCCAGGCCCGCCCTTCCGAGCGGTAGGAATGAAGGATCTCCCCGGTGGAAGTGTCGATGATCCGAAGATCGATCGCCACGTGTGCGGCGGTGAACTCGGCCGACGCTTTCGGGAAGAGCCAGGTGAAAAAGCCGGCCCGTCCGCCGGCCCCGACCGCTTTCTGCTCGAACTCGGTCACCTCGCCGACAATCAGATAATCGACCCCCAACAGCTGCCCCACCTGAGCCGCCGTCTCCTTCGTCACCAATTTGGAGGCGGAGAGCTCCTGCTCACGCATGATCTGGGAGAGGATCGCCCGCTCGACGACGACCACTTTTCCGGTGTTGATCAATTCCGTGACGACCTGGGCGGCCAGCCCTCCGCCGATGTCCCAGCCCCCGTAGACCTGAGCGAACCGGTCGGTGGCGCCGAACCGGGCGACCGCCACGCGGACCTTCCCCGCGGGACCCGCGGCGATCGGCTCGGCCCAGGCCGGCGGAAGCCCCAGGCTGAGAGAGCAGAGGAGGGCGATGACGAAGGATTTAAAATGGTATCGGGTCTTCATAATGATCTCTCCCTTTGGAAACGCCTTAGCGCCTAACATCGTCTATTCGATTCGTTGATGATGTTGACATTGACCTGACTGTTGATGCTCCCCTCGTTGTTTTCCACATTCGCTTCGTTGCTCGAATCGATCAAGATATCCCCCGCGATGATCAGGCCGCCGTCGTCGGTGACCTTTTCCAGCCGGCTTCGGGCCCGGTCGGCCGCCGTGCACTCCGCCTCGGGCGGAAGCGACGGGAAGATGTTCGCCCGCACCCGGATCGATTCCTCATCCCGCTGCTGGCGCCTTTTGATGTCGCGGATGGTTGCCTTCAACTCTTCTTCTTCCTTTTCTTTTTGTTCCTGTTCGGGGGTTTTCGGTTGTTTCTCTTCCGCTTCTTTTTTTGC encodes the following:
- a CDS encoding CsgG/HfaB family protein → MKTRYHFKSFVIALLCSLSLGLPPAWAEPIAAGPAGKVRVAVARFGATDRFAQVYGGWDIGGGLAAQVVTELINTGKVVVVERAILSQIMREQELSASKLVTKETAAQVGQLLGVDYLIVGEVTEFEQKAVGAGGRAGFFTWLFPKASAEFTAAHVAIDLRIIDTSTGEILHSYRSEGRAWEKAIAVDLNFPTLTFGGDAFHKTPLGKATRQTIQDSLGFIIGAVQERLRTHSTGLGKVIHLEENLVYINAGANAQVHVGDRLSLFSVKKVLTDPETNQVVGVIENPIGELAVVFVSEKFSKARVLGNTLPHKGDIVRFSDKSPRPGMNGEGPSPYGDVKGLAVAKSGYPILD